From Aricia agestis chromosome 11, ilAriAges1.1, whole genome shotgun sequence, a single genomic window includes:
- the LOC121732026 gene encoding uncharacterized protein LOC121732026 — translation MNRATNRSCIFIVLLLLCVTQQITSKRTFGGGSRHSYPSSGGLSGSGGRHSYPSSGGLSGTGGSHGYPSGGSHGYPSSGGLSGTGHSRPSGNAYPSNTQSHGYPSNTQSHGYPSNTQSHGYPSSTGMSGNSRPSGGHTTNIHYHYNYNPPQQIRYAPVHGGAPINYPVYHGTPPTYVYKYQDSGSKYGTLLAGLALLNLGTLAGTAYALNRGHSNSYKPAPGEVCKFGLKKENGDYEETRIDCEIISSFIYTEQAKANNVSNTNTVVTTTVTNVTTINSPHNETAPAAAGPVVYEMYPNGTLVPRNETTNNTATAANNTDNTMASSVTVTTTNTTTVTNALDVKGKPVDVTPGMQCYVIRHTPSSHMKKTVPCGLLQTYATTSLKKNSASRNVPIFTILTVVLSIFVAN, via the coding sequence ATGAATCGTGCCACAAATAGATCGTGTATTTTTATAGTGCTTTTACTTCTTTGTGTTACGCAACAGATAACTTCGAAACGAACTTTCGGTGGTGGTAGTAGACATAGTTATCCATCATCTGGTGGCCTGTCGGGGAGTGGAGGTCGCCATTCCTATCCTAGCTCTGGAGGACTTTCTGGCACTGGAGGGAGTCACGGCTATCCATCTGGTGGCAGCCACGGGTATCCGTCTTCCGGTGGACTCTCTGGTACCGGCCACAGTCGACCTTCTGGCAACGCTTACCCGTCGAATACGCAATCTCACGGGTACCCGTCAAACACGCAATCTCACGGGTACCCGTCAAACACGCAATCTCACGGCTACCCGTCAAGTACTGGAATGTCAGGAAACTCCAGACCAAGTGGAGGCCACACAACTAATATTCACTACCACTACAACTACAATCCACCGCAGCAAATAAGGTACGCCCCAGTTCATGGTGGCGCTCCAATTAATTACCCGGTGTATCACGGAACCCCTCCGACTTATGTGTACAAGTACCAAGATTCAGGCAGCAAATACGGTACTCTGCTAGCTGGTCTGGCTCTCCTGAATTTGGGAACCCTGGCTGGAACCGCTTATGCTCTTAATAGAGGACACTCGAACAGCTACAAACCTGCACCAGGTGAAGTATGTAAGTTTGGACTGAAGAAAGAGAATGGAGATTACGAGGAAACGAGGATAGATTGTGAAATAATTTCAAGCTTTATTTACACGGAGCAGGCAAAGGCTAACAATGTAAGCAACACAAATACTGTTGTGACGACAACAGTGACAAATGTGACGACAATTAATTCTCCACATAACGAGACAGCTCCAGCTGCGGCAGGTCCTGTTGTGTACGAGATGTATCCAAATGGAACTTTGGTGCCAAGGAACGAAACCACGAACAATACGGCCACTGCTGCAAACAACACTGATAATACAATGGCATCATCAGTGACAGTTACAACAACAAACACTACAACAGTGACGAATGCTCTTGATGTTAAAGGTAAACCTGTTGATGTGACACCAGGTATGCAATGTTATGTGATCAGACACACTCCGTCTAGTCACATGAAGAAAACCGTGCCGTGTGGTCTTTTACAAACATACGCTACAACATCATTAAAAAAGAATTCTGCTTCCCGAAATGTTCCTATATTCACAATTTTAACTGTTGTTTTGTCTATCTTTGTAGCgaactaa
- the LOC121732023 gene encoding uncharacterized protein LOC121732023, which yields MANRFLLCLVLACVVTNVVVARRGGGGRSSSSHSSSHSSGHSSSGSRGWGSSSSGRGSSSSGSKWSSSGSSSGSSYPWSSSGLSGSGGSKWGSGTSSGSSYPWSSSGLSGSGSGSRYPSSGGLSGSGSGSHSYPPSGGLSGSGGGSKYPPSGGLSGSGSGSRYPTSGGLSGSGSSGSRYPPSGGLSGTGSGGSKYPPSGGLSGSGSGGSKYPPSGGLSGSGSGSKYPPSGGLSGTGSGSRYPPTNSGSGRYPDSPGLSGTGNSRYPSYSRTSTYRPDYSHNYGPSNSYRPTSRPVYHHETYYTRPAYYTAPQHVYITEYRNSGSRYSDLLTGLTLYNMGRSHSHYHDHYYYDDYYRHRYNNMGSPYQQRLQPRDEAHCVLRIKENGNVEVLKIPCEIVSTFSEKVTSETVTNNTVCVTNYTVINNTLTNNSNSNVSTMNTTYAPVTRILVEPTANNNLTNSSETKVPASNVTSILLNTTSAINETSTISSVNVSITTQTPLANLSSSNDTNSTVTTVTPLDNKTKIVTDDTQILLDNLNNNYLSLASKNITELVNLIMNTTNSSLPTNVTVAANVSTSSNDSVVTLLLSTTTAPSTTISVSNTTDNNSTRPAISDSDLSRTLLNTNPNTTSSVSIVNTTTCTTSYSKDPLSVKGGPINISNMQCEVEIVTREARLRTDVDCKTLMEYSKMPPPKDAPSMLPSRSTLKTWLSSPPWWMSAFIAL from the coding sequence ATGGCCAACAGATTCCTGTTGTGCCTGGTACTAGCGTGTGTTGTAACAAATGTCGTTGTAGCCCGAAGGGGTGGTGGGGGCCGGAGCAGCTCCAGTCACAGCTCCAGCCATAGCTCCGGCCACAGCAGTTCCGGCTCCAGAGGTTGGGGCTCGAGTTCTTCGGGTAGAGGCTCATCCAGCTCCGGATCAAAATGGTCCAGCTCGGGGTCCTCGTCGGGATCCAGCTACCCCTGGTCCTCGTCAGGATTATCAGGATCCGGAGGATCTAAATGGGGTTCGGGTACGTCGTCAGGATCCAGCTACCCATGGTCGTCGTCGGGTTTATCGGGCTCCGGGTCAGGAAGCAGGTATCCATCGTCAGGCGGGCTGTCTGGGTCGGGATCCGGAAGTCATTCGTATCCACCATCAGGTGGACTGTCGGGATCAGGTGGGGGCAGCAAATACCCTCCCTCGGGCGGATTATCGGGTTCAGGATCGGGAAGTAGATATCCAACATCCGGAGGACTATCGGGATCGGGATCTAGCGGAAGCAGGTATCCTCCCTCAGGGGGACTATCAGGTACGGGATCAGGTGGAAGCAAATATCCACCATCAGGAGGATTATCGGGTTCAGGATCTGGAGGTAGCAAGTATCCTCCCTCGGGTGGATTATCGGGATCAGGATCGGGAAGCAAATATCCACCATCAGGCGGATTATCGGGCACTGGATCCGGAAGTAGATATCCACCGACTAACTCAGGATCAGGCAGATATCCAGATTCACCGGGACTCTCTGGAACCGGAAATAGTAGATATCCATCATATTCTAGAACGAGCACATACAGGCCCGATTATAGCCATAACTACGGACCCAGTAATTCTTATAGACCAACTTCCAGGCCGGTCTATCATCATGAAACATATTACACCAGGCCAGCGTATTACACAGCGCCTCAGCACGTGTACATTACAGAATATAGAAATTCAGGCAGCAGATACAGTGATTTGCTAACTGGTCTTACTCTGTACAATATGGGCAGGTCTCATAGCCACTACCATGATCATTACTATTACGATGATTATTATAGACACAGATATAACAACATGGGCAGCCCTTACCAACAACGCTTGCAGCCCAGAGATGAAGCCCACTGCGTATTGCGAATTAAAGAAAATGGTAACGTCGAAGTGCTGAAAATACCTTGTGAAATTGTGTCCACGTTTAGTGAAAAGGTTACCTCAGAAACTGTTACGAACAATACTGTATGTGTAACTAACTACACTGTTATAAATAATACTCTCACTAATAATAGTAACTCCAACGTTTCAACTATGAACACGACTTATGCGCCTGTAACTAGAATACTTGTGGAACCAACTGCTAACAATAATTTGACAAACTCTTCAGAAACTAAAGTTCCAGCATCTAATGTGACCTCTATTCTTCTAAATACCACTTCAGCTATAAACGAAACATCAACAATCAGTTCTGTTAATGTGTCTATAACAACACAAACTCCACTAGCTAACTTAAGTAGTTCTAACGACACTAATTCCACTGTTACAACTGTAACTCCTCTTGATAACAAAACTAAAATAGTCACAGATGATACTCAAATTTTATTAGACAATTTAAACAACAATTATTTAAGTTTAGCTTCAAAGAACATAACAGAGTTAGTTAATTTAATCATGAATACAACAAACAGTTCGCTGCCCACAAATGTGACGGTAGCTGCAAATGTATCTACTTCATCAAATGATTCTGTAGTCACTTTATTACTATCAACTACTACAGCTCCTTCAACAACGATATCAGTTTCAAACACAACTGACAATAATTCTACTAGACCAGCTATATCAGACTCAGATCTTTCAAGAACTTTGTTGAATACCAATCCCAATACCACATCGAGTGTAAGCATTGTGAACACAACTACTTGTACCACTTCCTACTCAAAAGATCCTTTAAGTGTTAAAGGGGGTCCGATTAATATTTCTAATATGCAATGCGAAGTAGAAATAGTTACTAGAGAGGCCCGACTGAGGACTGACGTAGATTGTAAGACTTTAATGGAATACTCGAAAATGCCACCACCAAAAGACGCACCGTCCATGCTCCCCTCAAGATCCACGTTAAAAACGTGGTTGTCAAGCCCCCCTTGGTGGATGTCTGCATTCATAGCGTTGTAG
- the LOC121732024 gene encoding probable serine/threonine-protein kinase DDB_G0272282 — MANRFLLCLVLACFVTNIVVAGRGGGGRSSSSSGSRGWGSSSSGRGSSSSGSKWSSPWSSSSSSGSGSKWSSSGSSSGSSYPWSSSGLSGSGGSKWSSSGSSSGSSYPWSSSGLSGSGSGSRYPSSGGLSGSGSGSHSYPSSGGLSGSGGGSKYPPSGGLSGSGSGSRYPPSGGLSGLGSGASRYPPSGGLSGTGSGGSKYPPSGGLSGSGSGGSKYPPSGGLSGSGSGSKYPPSGGLSGTGSGSRYPPTNSGSGRYPDSPGLSGTGNSRYPSYYRTSTYRPDYSHNYGPSNSYKPTSRPVYHHETYYTRPAYYTAPQHVYITEYRNSGSRYSDLLTGLTLYNMGRSHSHYHDHYYYDDYYRHRYNNMGSPYQQHLQPRDEAHCVLRIKENGNVEVLKIPCEIVSTFSEKVTSETVTNNTVCVTNYTVINNTLTNNVKSNVSTTNTTYAPVPRILVEPTTNNNLTNSTETTVPASNVTSVLLNTTSAIYETSTMSSVNVSITTPTPLANLSSSNDTNSTVTTVTPLANKTKNFKNELKIFLDNLNNNYLSVSQNNITELVNLFMNDITASPTTISVSNTTDNNSTRPAISDSDLSRTLLNTNPNTTSSVSIVNTTTCTTSYSKDPLSVKGGSINISNMQCEVEIVTREARLRTDVDCKTLMEYSRMPPPKDAPSMLPSRSTLKTWLSSPPWWMSAFIAL, encoded by the coding sequence ATGGCCAACAGATTCCTGTTGTGCCTGGTGCTAGCGTGTTTTGTAACAAATATCGTGGTAGCCGGAAGAGGTGGCGGTGGCCGGAGCAGCTCCAGTTCCGGCTCCAGAGGTTGGGGATCGAGTTCTTCCGGTAGAGGGTCATCCAGCTCCGGCTCCAAGTGGTCGAGCCCCTGGTCGTCGTCTAGCTCGTCAGGCTCCGGATCGAAATGGTCCAGCTCGGGGTCCTCGTCGGGATCCAGCTACCCCTGGTCCTCATCAGGACTATCAGGATCCGGGGGATCTAAATGGTCTAGTTCGGGTTCGTCGTCAGGATCCAGCTACCCGTGGTCGTCGTCGGGTTTATCGGGCTCCGGGTCAGGAAGCAGGTACCCATCATCGGGCGGGCTGTCTGGGTCGGGATCCGGAAGTCATTCGTATCCATCATCAGGAGGATTGTCGGGATCAGGTGGGGGCAGCAAATACCCTCCCTCGGGTGGGTTATCGGGTTCAGGATCAGGAAGTAGATATCCGCCATCCGGAGGACTATCAGGATTGGGATCTGGCGCAAGCAGGTATCCTCCCTCAGGGGGACTATCAGGTACGGGATCAGGTGGAAGCAAATATCCACCATCAGGAGGTTTATCGGGTTCAGGATCTGGAGGTAGCAAGTATCCTCCCTCGGGTGGACTGTCGGGATCAGGATCGGGAAGCAAATATCCACCATCAGGCGGATTATCGGGCACTGGATCCGGAAGTAGATATCCACCGACTAACTCGGGATCAGGCAGATATCCAGATTCACCGGGACTCTCTGGAACTGGAAATAGTAGATATCCATCGTATTATAGAACGAGCACATACAGGCCTGATTATAGCCATAACTACGGACCCAGTAATTCTTATAAACCAACTTCCAGGCCGGTCTATCATCATGAAACATATTACACCAGGCCAGCGTATTACACAGCGCCTCAGCACGTGTACATTACAGAATATAGAAATTCGGGCAGCAGATACAGTGATTTGCTAACTGGTCTTACTCTGTACAATATGGGCAGGTCTCATAGCCACTACCATGATCATTACTATTACGATGATTATTATAGACACAGATATAACAACATGGGCAGCCCTTACCAACAACACTTGCAGCCCAGAGATGAAGCCCACTGCGTATTGCGAATTAAGGAAAATGGTAACGTCGAAGTGCTGAAAATACCTTGTGAAATTGTGTCCACGTTTAGTGAAAAGGTTACCTCAGAAACTGTTACGAACAATACAGTATGTGTAACTAACTACACTGTTATAAATAATACTCTCACTAATAATGTTAAATCCAACGTTTCAACTACAAACACGACTTATGCGCCTGTACCTAGAATACTTGTGGAACCAACTACTAACAATAATTTGACAAACTCTACAGAAACTACAGTTCCAGCATCTAATGTGACCTCTGTTCTTCTTAATACCACTTCAGCTATATACGAAACATCAACAATGAGTTCTGTTAATGTGTCTATAACAACACCAACTCCACTAGCTAACTTAAGTAGTTCTAACGACACTAATTCCACTGTTACAACTGTAACTCCTCTTGCTAACAaaactaaaaatttcaaaaatgaattaaaaattttCTTAGACAATTTAAACAACAATTATTTAAGTGTAagtcaaaataatataacagaGTTAGTTAATTTATTCATGAATGATATTACAGCTTCTCCAACAACGATATCAGTTTCAAACACAACTGACAATAATTCTACTAGACCAGCTATATCAGACTCAGATCTTTCAAGAACTTTGTTGAATACCAATCCCAATACTACGTCGAGTGTAAGCATTGTCAACACAACAACTTGTACCACTTCCTACTCAAAAGATCCTTTAAGTGTTAAAGGAGGTTCGATTAATATTTCTAATATGCAATGCGAAGTAGAAATAGTTACTAGAGAGGCCCGTCTGAGGACTGACGTAGATTGTAAGACTTTAATGGAATACTCGAGAATGCCACCACCAAAAGATGCACCGTCCATGCTCCCCTCAAGGTCCACTTTAAAAACTTGGTTGTCTAGTCCCCCTTGGTGGATGTCTGCATTCATAGCGTTATAA